Below is a genomic region from Zonotrichia leucophrys gambelii isolate GWCS_2022_RI chromosome 1A, RI_Zleu_2.0, whole genome shotgun sequence.
cctgaTGTATCAAGTCATCATGTACTTTTAAAGTCAGTTTTATCAGGTGTCATCTCTCAGCTCAAACAGCAATATAATCTGGTACATTAGGAATGGCTCAAGAGCAGATTTCTTCAAATTTCTGTTGATGGATGCCAGGAAACAAACAAGCAGGAGCTGTTCTTTCATATGACTACTCAAGTCTAGCAATGTCCTATTCCTAAAATTAGGATGCCAGCTAATAATTCAGCTTCAGCAGTGCCGTAGTTCATCCTCTAAGAtgtagatttttgtttttaagtctTTAAGTTCTCCTTGAATTTTACGTGTTAGTTTGTTTCCTTGGCGGATCTCACGCAGAATTGCAAGATCCTGATCGTCTGGTGCCAAATTCATAGCCAcctaaaacaaaaagaaaaacagattaagaaaaacaaagctgtaCAAAATACAATTTATGGAGCATTATGGTAAATATATGAGGGAAAGAACTCTAAAGGAGACTCTTTGTAGCCAGCAAAGGGTATGTGTAAGTTAATAGCACATCATCAATAAAAAGGTGCtccagaacaaaaaataaagaacaaacaTTGTTTTTTGTATTATAGTACTAGCAAGGAAGAAATCTTAGTAGAATATAACCATGTTGACTCATAGCCTATTGACTCCTTTCtagttctgtattttttagAGACACACAAAAAGGGGCAAGTTAAACTATTTATCAAGGAACTCCTATCTAGTTCTCAGTACCTCAGGAGATAAGATGACATTTTATCTTTTGCTATTTCAGCTAGAGGTGTTCTAACTGCTGTGGCtgacctgctgccctctgaacTGCACAGGATTCAAGAGCAGTTCAAGTCCAAAGCCTTGACTGGCAGTGCCTGTACTGAGCTGAGTAAAGGCTGCTGGATAATCAGAATTCCTGATGGCAAGCTGGCCAGGGCTGACATTTCCTGTCACCCTGCAATTGGACAGAGCATGCCAGCCCAGACACTTTCAAGGGCACAGCATTGGAAGCTGCTCTAAAATCCCTCTATTCTCTTGACCCACCTATGGTTTCTTACTGTGTCATCATGTAGTTCTCAGTCAAAAATGTTAATATGCAAGTGAGGAAATTTAGTCACCTTTAGTCATTTTGACCTCAAGCAATGAGAGGGATTGAATGATCACTCTGGAGATTTCTTGCAAGTGTTTTGTTCCCCTGCCCTCTTGTGGTTAACAGTGTTAAGAAACGGAGAATACAGTGAAGAGCCCACCCACAGATAAGAAACATACAAGTCTCCAGTAAAGGCATCATAGAcactttttcccctcattcATATACTGCTTTAAGTCCTTGAAGAATAAAGTTGAAAAATCCACAggccattaaaacaaaaaacccaaaaccaaaaaaacccaaacaaattaAAGCctttaatcaaaataaatgcattagTCTGCATAAACTGAGCTGTGCATCAAAAGTGCAGGAAAAGAATGAAGCAGTAGCACTGCCAGACTCCTGCAGGAGAGTCTAAGCTATGCCAAGATCATCCTCTCAAGCACATTATAGATAAATGTCTCATCCTTAACTCCAAGCAACATCAAGGCTGTGCCTTTCCCTCCAAGCTGTTCTGATGCTCATCTACACACCTAGAAGCTACTACAGAGAACACAACTTCCAGCCACTGCTTCTGCAGTGATTTCTGCAAAGTCACAAATGCATACTAAAGTAATAAACAGAGTATTCAAAATACTTAAAACAATGATCAACCTCTTAATGGAACAGAACCAAACACTATGGCtctcacaaagaaaataaacactaaTTTTCTTTGCAGGATAAACTGCAAACTTCTGAATCAAACCACTGCCTTGCAATTTTGAGATAGCTAAGTAAGCTAAAAGTATCACATATGAACTTTTGAGAGTGGAAACAAAAATACAGTTAATGTATAAAAAGGACAGTTCTTGGTAAGCTTGATGTCTATTTGATAAACAAAGACAAAtctcttttgttttgtaaaatacAGAGGAGGCAAGTTTTGTCAGATACTGATATTTAAAGGCACACTTAGAAAATAGATTATTTCTTTAACCCTAGGGGAATACTACTTTAAATACTGAGAATACATCTCTATAGGATAAGCCCACAACAGTCTGCCTCAGAAAGGCTTAGCTGTTACCTTATAAATCTTCTTCTCTACATCTTTCAGTTTCTGCTGAAGCTGTCTGATGTCATTCTTGAAGCCCTCCACTTCCAGATTCCGACGTTTTTCCAAGGCTTCACATCGCTGAGTCATCAGTTTCAGGCGCTTGCCCATCTTCTCTGAGCGTTCCTGAGGAGAGGAAAACTCCATGGGCCAGACAGAACAAATGCTGCAAGATCATCCCACAGCCAGGAGATGATTACAGACCAATTACCTGGAAGAGCTCTTTGCCAGCATCTCTCTCCTCACGCATCCTAGCCACCTCCCCTTCCAGGGAGACACACTGCTCTCTGTACATGTGTGACAGGTGCTTCTCCTGCACCAGCTTGTCTTGCAGTAACTAGCACataggaagaacaaaaaaaaaactaattcAAGACTGTGCTCACAAAACTTCCCCTGCCCTGTACAAGCAAGTATGATATTACTGCTAATatgacaggaaaacaaaaattaactgGAACTAGAACTCGTAAGTATGTGAGAACAATATTCTAATTTCAGTCCCATTACCAAAACCTTTGAATAAGTTACCAGTTTTGTATGACTGCTcatcattaaaaataacattttaactCCCCTTTCACAGCTGCTTTCCCAGTACTGCACATCAGAGGCATCTGCATTCAGGGGTAGATGGAAACAATTCCCTATTGCCTGTTTACTTTCCAATTCCTTATTCTCATCTCCCAGCTTCCCACTGGAAGTGTagtggaagaggaagaaaaattcagaCTGCTAGAGAAGAGCTGGAAGACATCAATTGAGAGGACTCATTCTCCCCTGACAGGATCAAGGAAAACCCAGACATTGCATTCTAGGAGCATTAGCTCAGAGCACTTACAGGAACAGAGAGCACATGCAGTCAGCAGGTTGAAAACTGTTGGCCCCACTTACCACACCGCTtacagaatttgggattttttctgagCAGGAAAGAAACTGACAGTGACATGCTACCATAAATCCTAACTACACATTTTATCTGAAACTTGAAGGTGATGCTGATTTTGAAGCAGGAGGGGTTTTTATTTAGATTACTGCTAACAGTGTAACTTAAGGCAATCCAGTACAACTTTGAAACTGCTGCTAGTGACTGTGTATTATGCCATAGCCAAGGTGCCTGCAATTTTCTAGTCAAAAACTGTTAAAGAGTGCtctaccaaaacaaaaaaaattacctttattTCTTTGCTGGGGCATTTTGAACCTCCATCACTTCCTTGAAGCATCTTCTTCAGCTCTGTCTGCTTCTTTTGTCCTGACTCTGTGCTGAAAGCAAGTTGATCCAGATCTTTGCCAAGTTTCCTCAACAGACTATCCTTCTCTGCCATCCATGCTTTCTCGTTGGCTCTGGCATCACACTTGAGCTGGAGAAAGTCCCGGGTACTCTCATACAAGAGATTTTGGGTCTTATGGAGCCTGCAAAAGGGATCCCAGTGGAGTTAACTTCTTTCCTAGTGCCTACCTTAATTTCATCACTCATCACTGCAAGTtggaagcagcacaggagaagaCACATGGTCTAAATGTGAGTTGACCTCTTCTCATCTAATGAAAGAAGTCCTCTTCCAATGAGAGAGAGGATTTTTAATAAGCAGATTATTCCACTCATCTTCCACACACACTACCAGATGGCTGCACAATTTGCTTTTCTGCCTGTTGCAGAAAGCAACACACTGAAAGTCATAACATTTCTATTGCTCCCTCTCTTCTCATGACTACATCATGGTCATGCTCTCACTCACTTCTCTGTTATAGCTTTGATCTTGTCCTGGTCTTTCTGGTGCCGGACCTCAGCTTCCTCCATCTGAATCCGCCTGTCCTCGAGCAGGGACTCAACCTGTTCCTTGGTCAGTCGTGTCTGTTCTTCTATCTGAGCCTGCAGGGCCTTCACCTGCACAAGCAAACCAAGACATCACAGAGCAAGGCCTCACACCACCTCTGCTCCTGTTAAATTCCAAGATTTAGATCAAAATCTGTACCTGATAACACTCTGGGCATTTCTAATTTCTCAATCTTTTGTTTAATGCTAAGTATTTCAAACAACtagagcattttaaaaataatcatgcTGTAGAGGCAAGAGAGGCATACTATAAGGAGCAACATTCAATTATTACTAGTTTTATATTGTTAAGATTTAAATTGTACATATCTAACAAATCCTGTGGAATATGCAGGGACTTCTGTACCCTTgcttgaataataataataataaaaaaatcagccaccatCAATATCTGCTGTACAAGTTCATCCATTATTTGTTTGATTCATACTTTGCATACAGCTTCTGGCATCTTCCCCAGTTCATGATTCTGCACATTTTATCTTTCATTCTGTCATGCTACCTATACCTAAACTTTTATGGAAGTCTAGAAAAGGGAACAGTTCATTGTATCAGTGCACtgtgtggggctgctgtgcctcaAACACATTGCTTTTGTCAAGCTTCCACAAAACACCCAACCCTGCACCACTTCAGTGGGTTTAATGTAAATTCATATCTGCTATCAAACTATGGGAGATAACATCAATTACACATTCTGCACTTAAGGACAACATATTTCAATTGACATTTGGAACATCTGCTTACATAAAGCTTCCAGAATCAGTTCTTAAATTTACATTCACAGCAAAGAAACAGCTAAGTAAACTGACCAAGTGCAGATCCATAGTAAGATGCAGGGATTTATACATCTCGTACATCTACATCTTAAGCAGatagaatattttttatcaTAATTTTCTGCAAGCCAGCAATTATGTCCATCAGTTAGCAGACGTTTTTACCTGTAGTAGAAGTGTGTCATCATCTTTTTGATCTCTATCAGAGCTTCTTAATTTCTCtacttttgctgctgcttttgaagCGCTCTTCTCTGTACCTGTTGAAGAAATTTAATGAAGTAGGAAAAGGTCTTCCAAGGTACTTGCAGTACTTTTTCAAGCATTACATACTTGTGTTGTGGTGGGCctacaggagcagcagaaaggctTCCACTGCTACAGTCACAAGGACTTCTAGGAGGGTTAGCTGAAAGAATTCTAGAACTTCTGGTGATCACACACCTTTATCCCCTCTATCACACTGCAGTATTTAGGCACCCTCCTAATTTTGTTGGCATATATAGAAAGAAAACTTGAcatgttttcttaaaataaatgatgAATAGGCAGATGCCACAGCTGCACAAACATCAAGGCTTGAATGAGTTTTGAGCTTGCTGGCTAACTTCAGTCAGTTTGATTAAATAATTATGTAACACAGCCTCCTCCTTAGCTGAGAGCATCAGGGACATGAAAGCTAATGCTGTTTTAAAGGATGATGAAGGGAAGCCAGGAATACTCCATGGATATGTACAGACACATTTAGGGAACTTAATGGAGATTTACCAAAGCATTCACATACTTTCCTGTAGGTCATTATTTTGGCATACAGAAGACACACAAAAAAGccaagagctgagctgctgttaCTCAGCTTGGTGTGGTACCTGTGCTAGAAACATCATCTTGTTCATGGGTCTCTGGTGGCCTTTGCAGCACAGTAACCTGCAGAAACAAGACAAATGCACTGAGCATCTACTTCACCAAAGATGCAATGGTCAAGAACAAACCTTAAAAGTTAAAATGACATATCCAAAAGAACAGCATTACCTGACATCTACCACAGGACAAGGAAGTCATTACATTTCACAAGTGTAATGCCCATGTTGAAAAGTTTCCTTTATCCTGGATAAGTTTTGCCTTAACTGCCTCTACATTTTTCACCAGAAAAGTGCAAAGTAATTCTGCCTCTGATGGCTTCATTAGGATGAAAATCAGCACCCCCAGCAGGAAAAAGAGCATTTTGGAAacagagagaagaggaaggTGAAGATGATgttatttccttctttcataCTCCTTGTCTCAGCAAGACAGAGAAACATAAAGCTTCATTTATCAGCACATCCACTCAAGATACTGAACAAGCCTGAGATAGAAGCTAAGTgataaaaatactgaaactCAAGTGTTGAACAGAAACCCACCTAAAAAAAAGGAGGCCATGAAAGAGCAGGTTATAACCCCAATGCTTATCTTTAGGTTGATATTACATAATAGGCTTAATTTTAGAGCTACCCTACACCAGAGATTTTAAAGCTTTGGCGAGATTTTTGAAGAGCTTGAGCAGTGCAGAGCAACCATGAACAATGCAGCATATTTCAGCTTTTTACTGCACCTTATTCCAAAAGAAATCCTATATTCCCATCATTATCTCTGTACATCCAAATCATTAATGACTTCCCTGATTAGGTTCAGCTGCATTGCACATCATATGTGCTGCCATTTCAACAATTCAACATCACTCCTGAAATATGCAACACAATGTTGTCTAGAGGGGATGGCTCTTCAGCAATCCTCAGCCCAGGAAACTGCTGGAGCAACCTTGACACATTCTTCCTTACTGAAGCTCTAAGAGACAGAGATTCTGAGACAGCTGAGCTTCAAACACTATGCCTGGCCAttttctgcacttttttttcccattttgtggtgtttttgcCATCTTCTTGACAACCATTTGCCAGATGACTTCAGCCTCCCATCTGACATTtcagaggctgagctggaggTATGTTTTGAAGGCAGAAGGAGGCTGAGGCTAAAAGGATCTACTTTCAGTGTGCTTGCTCTAACTTACCTTTCTTTATACTACAGCTTTTGTTGATGTCAGACTCCCCATACCTGCTGTTGCAACCTGATGTTGCTACAGACCCCTCTTGCTTTGGGCTCATTTAGCAGCCTTGGATTTGTGGGACAGATCTGGTCTGTGGTCAGACACTGGGATACAGATACTCATGTTAAAATCCAAAGAGGAGATCTACAGAAAAATGGAACTTGCCTTATGTGGAGGCTCCTTATGAAAATATGTAATTTCTCCTTCATCTGCTCCCAGTATAGCCAGGagttgttggatttttttcctgtcctccaATTCCCTGGAATACAAAGTGAAAATAGGAAAACAGACAATAGAAAATATACAAATagaagaagattttttttaaacatatcaTGACATTGTGACACTGTCCTTTTCCTTTACCTGTTGATGCCTGCAAGTTTTCCAACCTGTTGCATTTCCTAGGAAcactgctttaaaaacaaactccCAAAGACATTCCTGATGTTGCCAATAAAAGAACACCACCAATTTTGAGGAGATTGGGGGGCATTTCTCTTTTCAAGTATGACAATGCTATGTAGGCTGATACTATAGCACATGGTGAAAAGAATTTGCATTAAGAGTTATAAGCTGCCTAAAATTCTCTCAGATTGTAAGTGTCcattgtttttaaagcaaactACATTAAGGGCTGTATCAGACTTTTTATCACACTCCTGAAGTGACAAAGCACACCAACACAGGTTTTGACTTAAATTCTTAAATCTTGCATGGAAAAATTCATGCTGGAGCACAGAAAGAGTGAGGAGGAAGAAGTAGCAGAGACAACATGCAATGAATTGACCACAACCCccattccctccctctctgtgctcctcaggaggaggaggaggaggtagGAAATTCATGAGTGAAGTTGAGGTGGGAATAGAGAAGTGTGGGGGAAAGGTATTTTAAGATCTGGGTTTATTCCTCATTAATCCTACTCTGAtttcatagaatggtttgggttggaagggaccttagagataACCTAGTTTCAATCCCCTTGCCACAGGCTGGGaaccttccactaaaccaggtttctcagagagccatccaacctggccttgaacactgccagggatgggataTGCACAGCTTCTCttggcagcctgttccaggggCTCACCATCCTcatatactaaaactatactaaagagagaaaggatacatcagaaggcttgacaagaatgaataataataacCCATGACCAaccagagtccaacacagctggactgggaatGGTCATGAAGTAAaaaattcacatggaaccaatccaagatgcacctgttggtaagcaaccTCCAGGCcatgtgggaatccataaaatcagagggttttgggaaagctgcaaaaggcaggccttagagacagcagaactgtgattagagctaagcagcagctaTGAGATAGGttagcagaaaaattatgtaaaacgtagaaaagtaaggacaaatagaacaatggtctgtgtattaatgccTGTTTAGAATAATTCTtcaagctacagaaaagtttatctaacaagatattaggaagttttaagcttaataatagagctctgtgcattgtgctTTAAGGCTTACAAAAAAGTATTGTacttgaaataagcaagcattggTTTAACtaaaggtacctgtgcttatagtggttggatggaactactgtcaatacacttttgctttgtgtgattggtcaaaaaacttataaagtgagttgtaacattaagttcttagtctgctgcctgagatgtgagctgatggcatcttcccattgtcataaccatgtaatgagactgatgctggaaaataaaacagctcaaagcacattcccagcagccccatcctgttCATAACTTGTACACAAACCCCTGACAGTGATAAATGGTGCTTCTCTGTGAGGAACTTTGTCAGATGCAAtaaaccacattccaagcatTCAGATaattgtttacttttttttttctgaggcttctcagcagAAAAACCCTGaaggtgaagggatttttcagaaaagccCACGGTGCCAGCCCACCTGAGTTTGAGGCGGTCGTTCTCCGCGTAGAGGCGAAGgacctgctccttctcctggaACAGATACACCTGCATGTCACTCAAAgccttctgcagctctgcaatcTCCTCCTCCAAGTGCCGCACCTCCCactgcagc
It encodes:
- the CCDC77 gene encoding coiled-coil domain-containing protein 77 isoform X1, with product MDSPALRRAAMSAAERAAGSSRCPRVPTPRASSRSAESRCPSLEDFPPLPPIGERLAHLNPSHELLDYYRRKIADFDEEHEELVKRLEKYKQTYDEQHQLQWEVRHLEEEIAELQKALSDMQVYLFQEKEQVLRLYAENDRLKLRELEDRKKIQQLLAILGADEGEITYFHKEPPHKVTVLQRPPETHEQDDVSSTGTEKSASKAAAKVEKLRSSDRDQKDDDTLLLQVKALQAQIEEQTRLTKEQVESLLEDRRIQMEEAEVRHQKDQDKIKAITEKLHKTQNLLYESTRDFLQLKCDARANEKAWMAEKDSLLRKLGKDLDQLAFSTESGQKKQTELKKMLQGSDGGSKCPSKEIKLLQDKLVQEKHLSHMYREQCVSLEGEVARMREERDAGKELFQERSEKMGKRLKLMTQRCEALEKRRNLEVEGFKNDIRQLQQKLKDVEKKIYKVAMNLAPDDQDLAILREIRQGNKLTRKIQGELKDLKTKIYILEDELRHC
- the CCDC77 gene encoding coiled-coil domain-containing protein 77 isoform X2 translates to MDSPALRRAAMSAAERAAGSSRCPRVPTPRASSRSAESRCPSLEDFPPLPPIGERLAHLNPSHELLDYYRRKIADFDEEHEELVKRLEKYKQTYDEQEKEQVLRLYAENDRLKLRELEDRKKIQQLLAILGADEGEITYFHKEPPHKVTVLQRPPETHEQDDVSSTGTEKSASKAAAKVEKLRSSDRDQKDDDTLLLQVKALQAQIEEQTRLTKEQVESLLEDRRIQMEEAEVRHQKDQDKIKAITEKLHKTQNLLYESTRDFLQLKCDARANEKAWMAEKDSLLRKLGKDLDQLAFSTESGQKKQTELKKMLQGSDGGSKCPSKEIKLLQDKLVQEKHLSHMYREQCVSLEGEVARMREERDAGKELFQERSEKMGKRLKLMTQRCEALEKRRNLEVEGFKNDIRQLQQKLKDVEKKIYKVAMNLAPDDQDLAILREIRQGNKLTRKIQGELKDLKTKIYILEDELRHC